CATGATAGAACTTCCGGTTGTTTCGTCTCCTACTCCACCGCGCCCCCGAAAACCCGAATGGCTGCGTGTGAAATTACCTATTGGCGAAGAATATAAAAAAGTACGCCAATTAGTGGATACCCACCGCCTGCACACGATATGCGAAAGCGGCAACTGCCCAAATATGGGCGAATGTTGGGGTGCCGGAACTGCTACTTTTATGATTTTGGGCAATGTATGCACGCGCAGTTGCTCCTTTTGCGCCGTAGCCACCGGACGGCCTCCCGTACTCGACGAACAAGAGCCGCAACGTGTAGCCCAAGCCGTACAGCTGATGGGCGTAAAACATTGTGTTATCACTTCCGTCAACAGAGACGAACTCCCCGACGGCGGCGCAAAAATATGGGCTGCTACCATTCGCGAAATCAAACGCAGCAGCCCGCACACCACCCTCGAAACCCTCATTCCCGATTTCAAAGCCAAATGGCAAGCCCTCTACACCGTACTTGACGAACGCCCCGAAGTAGTGAGCCACAACATGGAAACCGTAGCGCGGCTCTATCGCTTGGTGCGCCCGCAAGCACGCTATGAGCGAAGTTTGGAGCAAATACGCCGCACCAAAGATTATGGCTGTCGCACTAAGTCGGGCATTATGCTGGGTATCGGCGAAACCTACGAAGAAGTATTGCAGGCAATGGACGACCTGCTGGAACACGGCTGCGATGTTCTCACATTAGGGCAATACCTGCAACCAACAGCACAGCATTTGCCTATCAAAGAGTTTATTCACCCCGACTTATTTGCACAATACAAAACAGTTGGTTTGGAAAAAGGATTCAATTTTGTGGAAAGCGGACCTTTAGTACGTTCTTCCTATCATGCCGAGCGTCACTTGTAATTTCTACATCAAGCAAACAAATTTATTTGTCTGATTATCAGTATTTTAATCAATAACAAACAACAATAACAGGGGCGTTTTTCTATCATAAAAACGCCCCTGTTACTGTCATAGTATTGTTATATTTTACTTGAAAGTTCTCATACTATATTTTTTTGCTTATTTTTGTAAAAGTTTCAATGCAAAAACAATAATTATACAATAACACGAAAAATTTTTTAAACATGAAAAAGTTTTTATCACTCTTGTTAATAGGTTCTGTTTCGTTGGGAGCAGCCTTGTTGTATCAGGGTAGCACCG
The Sphingobacteriales bacterium DNA segment above includes these coding regions:
- the lipA gene encoding lipoyl synthase, with the translated sequence MIELPVVSSPTPPRPRKPEWLRVKLPIGEEYKKVRQLVDTHRLHTICESGNCPNMGECWGAGTATFMILGNVCTRSCSFCAVATGRPPVLDEQEPQRVAQAVQLMGVKHCVITSVNRDELPDGGAKIWAATIREIKRSSPHTTLETLIPDFKAKWQALYTVLDERPEVVSHNMETVARLYRLVRPQARYERSLEQIRRTKDYGCRTKSGIMLGIGETYEEVLQAMDDLLEHGCDVLTLGQYLQPTAQHLPIKEFIHPDLFAQYKTVGLEKGFNFVESGPLVRSSYHAERHL